In one window of Arachis ipaensis cultivar K30076 chromosome B06, Araip1.1, whole genome shotgun sequence DNA:
- the LOC107605355 gene encoding uncharacterized protein LOC107605355 isoform X1, with protein sequence MYSRCCFLAHFGVCSGKKPCWSFLLFCCACFRVLLLSSMEKLKLKCKGVFCSRGCLGCFTKPSVTIPMDEPSKGLRTQGQTVNKDNRTEDIWSSSTFEMDNSAAQSQRSISSIVMSNNPSDPQSSTGSEIGPAEFVNHGLLLWHQIRQQWVGNKISESQKEVREPRISSNATYDNLLGNNKHFPQPIPLREMVDFLVDIWEQEGLYD encoded by the exons ATGTATTCTAGATGTTGCTTTTTAGCACATTTTGGTGTATGCTCTGGGAAGAAACCGTGCTGGTCATTTTTACTGTTTTGTTGTGCCTGTTTTCGCGTTCTCTTGCTTTCTTCTATGGAAAAGTTAAAGCTCAAATGCAAGGGGGTTTTCTGT AGCAGAGGTTGCCTTGGATGCTTCACAAAACCTTCAGTAACTATTCCAATGGATGAGCCATCTAAAGGACTAAGAACTCAAGGTCAAACAGTAAATAAAGACAACAGAACAGAAGATATCTGGAGCAGCAGCACTTTTGAAATGGATAATAGTGCTGCACAGTCCCAGAGAAGCATCTCATCGATCGTAATGTCAAATAATCCTTCTGATCCTCAAAGTAGTACCGGGAGTGAAATTGGTCCGGCTGAATTTGTCAACCATG GTCTTCTTCTCTGGCATCAGATAAGACAGCAATGGGTTGGGAATAAAATCTCCGAGAGTCAGAAGGAAGTTCGAGAACCGAGAATAAG TTCGAACGCCACCTACGACAACCTTCTCGGAAACAACAAACACTTTCCTCAACCAATCCCTCTGAGA GAAATGGTTGACTTTCTTGTTGATATTTGGGAGCAAGAGGGTCTATATGACTGA
- the LOC107605355 gene encoding uncharacterized protein LOC107605355 isoform X2, whose translation MQFCRYFPPWFCQILAYMGGCLGCFTKPSVTIPMDEPSKGLRTQGQTVNKDNRTEDIWSSSTFEMDNSAAQSQRSISSIVMSNNPSDPQSSTGSEIGPAEFVNHGLLLWHQIRQQWVGNKISESQKEVREPRISSNATYDNLLGNNKHFPQPIPLREMVDFLVDIWEQEGLYD comes from the exons ATGCAATTCTGTAGATACTTTCCACCTTGGTTTTGTCAAATTCTTGCGTATATGGG AGGTTGCCTTGGATGCTTCACAAAACCTTCAGTAACTATTCCAATGGATGAGCCATCTAAAGGACTAAGAACTCAAGGTCAAACAGTAAATAAAGACAACAGAACAGAAGATATCTGGAGCAGCAGCACTTTTGAAATGGATAATAGTGCTGCACAGTCCCAGAGAAGCATCTCATCGATCGTAATGTCAAATAATCCTTCTGATCCTCAAAGTAGTACCGGGAGTGAAATTGGTCCGGCTGAATTTGTCAACCATG GTCTTCTTCTCTGGCATCAGATAAGACAGCAATGGGTTGGGAATAAAATCTCCGAGAGTCAGAAGGAAGTTCGAGAACCGAGAATAAG TTCGAACGCCACCTACGACAACCTTCTCGGAAACAACAAACACTTTCCTCAACCAATCCCTCTGAGA GAAATGGTTGACTTTCTTGTTGATATTTGGGAGCAAGAGGGTCTATATGACTGA
- the LOC107605355 gene encoding uncharacterized protein LOC107605355 isoform X3 produces MDEPSKGLRTQGQTVNKDNRTEDIWSSSTFEMDNSAAQSQRSISSIVMSNNPSDPQSSTGSEIGPAEFVNHGLLLWHQIRQQWVGNKISESQKEVREPRISSNATYDNLLGNNKHFPQPIPLREMVDFLVDIWEQEGLYD; encoded by the exons ATGGATGAGCCATCTAAAGGACTAAGAACTCAAGGTCAAACAGTAAATAAAGACAACAGAACAGAAGATATCTGGAGCAGCAGCACTTTTGAAATGGATAATAGTGCTGCACAGTCCCAGAGAAGCATCTCATCGATCGTAATGTCAAATAATCCTTCTGATCCTCAAAGTAGTACCGGGAGTGAAATTGGTCCGGCTGAATTTGTCAACCATG GTCTTCTTCTCTGGCATCAGATAAGACAGCAATGGGTTGGGAATAAAATCTCCGAGAGTCAGAAGGAAGTTCGAGAACCGAGAATAAG TTCGAACGCCACCTACGACAACCTTCTCGGAAACAACAAACACTTTCCTCAACCAATCCCTCTGAGA GAAATGGTTGACTTTCTTGTTGATATTTGGGAGCAAGAGGGTCTATATGACTGA
- the LOC107605357 gene encoding uncharacterized protein At4g14100, with translation MKLIKLCTNCLILTLLWTSFTSPSPIPSPTPWPEQFHALLYMNLSSTRLQLSDLWYDWPKGRNVNIFQRQLSDVLYDIEWNNGTTFYYTLGPNGTCRVEDFEVGIPRPDFMVDGSVYLGTQVTDGILCNVWEKIDFIWYYEDVLSNIPVRMDFYDGISIHVMTFEVGAVLPDSSVTQAPVYCFNQGLQASPL, from the exons ATGAAGCTGATCAAACTCTGCACAAATTGTCTAATACTTACCCTCCTGTGGACCAGTTTTACAAGCCCAAGCCCAATCCCAAGTCCTACACCATGGCCGGAGCAATTCCACGCGCTGCTGTACATGAACCTGAGCAGCACGCGGCTCCAACTGAGTGACCTGTGGTACGACTGGCCAAAGGGACGCAACGTGAACATATTCCAGAGACAGTTAAGTGATGTGTTGTACGACATCGAGTGGAACAATGGCACCACGTTCTACTACACTTTGGGGCCTAACGGAACCTGCAGGGTGGAGGATTTCGAGGTTGGGATTCCCAGGCCTGATTTCATGGTTGATGGTTCTGTTTATCTTGGAACCCAGGTCACTGATGGCATCCTTTGTAATGTTTGGGAGAAGATTGACTTCATTTGGTACTACGAGGATGTCCTTTCCAACATCCCTGTTCGCATGGATTTCTATGACG GAATATCGATACACGTGATGACGTTTGAGGTTGGTGCTGTTTTGCCGGATTCATCGGTGACCCAGGCACCCGTGTATTGTTTCAATCAAGGCCTGCAGGCATCTCCGCTATAG